The following is a genomic window from Dermatophilaceae bacterium Soc4.6.
ACATCCTGTCGCAGGCCGGTACGGCCATGCTGGCCCAGGCCAACCAGGCGCCCAACGGCGTGCTGCAGCTGCTGCGCGGCTGACCGACCTGATCCCGGTCCGAGGGGAGATCACCTCCCCCCGGGCCGGGATCCGGGCCATTCCGGCCCCCGGCTCCACTCTCTCGGAACAGACTCAGGGGGGACGTCTCGATGGCGACCAGCACCAGCAGCATCAGCGGCCTGTCCAGTGGTCTGGACACCGCCTCGATCATCAGCCAGCTCATGCTCCTCGAGGCCCAGCCCCAGAACCGGCTCAAGACCCAGCTCGGCACCCAGCAGTCGACCGTGCAGGCGCTCCAGTCGCTCAACGCGCAGATCGCCGCCCTCGCGACCCAGGCCACCGACGCAGGCAAGGCGAACGCCTGGAGCCCCCAGCAGGTGACCTCCTCCCTCGCCGGGGTGACGGTCACCTCCACCGGCAGCCCGACCACGCTCGACGTCCACGTCCAGCAGCTGGCGACCGCCACCAAGGTCACCTTCGACCCTGCGTCGGCGACCGACGTCGTCGTCACGGGCTCTCCTGTCGAGCTGACGGTCGGCACCACGACCACCACCCTGTCCACCGGCAGCGGCACCCTCGGCAGCGTCGCGGCCGCCATCAACGCCGGCTCGTACGGTGTGGGCGCGACCGTCGTCAACCTCTCGGACGGCACCCAGCGCCTGAGCCTCCAGTCCACCACCACCGGCGCGGCGAGCACCTTCTCGCTGAGCAACGTCGGTGGGCTCGGCTCGCCGACCACCACCGCCGGTCAGGACGCGACCATCGTCGTCGGCGCCGACACGCTCACCTCGTCGAGCAACACCTTCACCGCGATCTCGGGTCTCGAGCTGACGATCAGCGCGGCCGCCGTCGGCCAGGACGCGCACATCGACGTCGTCGCCGACAAGACCGCCGCCGCTGCCAAGGCGAAGT
Proteins encoded in this region:
- the fliD gene encoding flagellar filament capping protein FliD, with the translated sequence MATSTSSISGLSSGLDTASIISQLMLLEAQPQNRLKTQLGTQQSTVQALQSLNAQIAALATQATDAGKANAWSPQQVTSSLAGVTVTSTGSPTTLDVHVQQLATATKVTFDPASATDVVVTGSPVELTVGTTTTTLSTGSGTLGSVAAAINAGSYGVGATVVNLSDGTQRLSLQSTTTGAASTFSLSNVGGLGSPTTTAGQDATIVVGADTLTSSSNTFTAISGLELTISAAAVGQDAHIDVVADKTAAAAKAKSLVDNINAALTQIDTLTSYNPTTKTQGLLSSDAAAGSLRGALFAAVFPTDGTSLSSVGIQSDRYGKLVFDAGAFSAAYAADPGKVTSALSGGSGFVDRIGAVAKAASDSISGSLTGAISGHNVEIQRTQDSIADWDVRLALRQSTLTQQYTNLETTLNQLNSQSSWLAGQLGALSTSK